One window of the Falco biarmicus isolate bFalBia1 chromosome Z, bFalBia1.pri, whole genome shotgun sequence genome contains the following:
- the CCL28 gene encoding C-C motif chemokine 28 — protein MGLNFVTVLAVLAVVVGQTSETLFPGAFNCCMKISDEIPKGILRRVERFEIQRADGLCHLEAVILYIGGRKFCVSPRIRKVKKWMKKKKHKIPRKKTHGGKQRRTKIIKKKLNKQ, from the exons ATGGGTCTGAACTTCGTCACTGTTCTGGCTGTTCTGGCAGTCGTGGTTGGTCAGACATCCGAGA CCTTGTTCCCTGGGGCCTTTAACTGTTGCATGAAAATTTCAGATGAAATTCCCAAAGGAATTCTCCGAAGAGTGGAGAGGTTTGAAATCCAGAGAGCTGATGGCCTGTGTCACCTAGAAGCTGTTAT TCTGTACATAGGAGGCAGAAAGTTCTGTGTGAGCCCACGGattagaaaagttaaaaaatggatgaagaagaagaagcaCAAgattcccagaaaaaaaactcatggtggaaagcagagaagaactaaaattattaaaaagaaattaaacaaacagtAA
- the HMGCS1 gene encoding hydroxymethylglutaryl-CoA synthase, cytoplasmic, whose translation MPGSLPVNAESCWPKDVGIVALEIYFPSQYVDQTELEKYDGVDAGKYTIGLGQSKMGFCSDREDINSLCLTVVQKLMERNSLSYDCIGRLEVGTETIIDKSKSVKTVLMQLFEESGNTDVEGIDTTNACYGGTAALFNAVNWIESSSWDGRYALVVAGDIAVYASGNARPTGGAGAVAMLVGPNAPLIFERGLRGTHMQHAYDFYKPDMVSEYPVVDGKLSIQCYLSALDRCYTVYRNKIHAQWQKEGMDRHFTLNDFGFMIFHSPYCKLVQKSVARLLLNDFLSDQNPETANTVFSGLEAFRDVKLEDTYFDRDVEKAFMKASAELFNQKTKASLLVSNQNGNMYTPSVYGCLASLLAQYSPEQLAGQRIGVFSYGSGFAATLYSIRVSQDATPGSALDKITASLSDLKIRLDSRKCIAPDVFAENMKIRQETHHLANYIPQCSVEDLFEGTWYLVRVDEKHRRTYARRPLMGDGPLEAGVEVVHPGIVHEHIPSPAKKVPRIPATTESEGVTVTVSNGEH comes from the exons ATGCCTGGGTCTCTTCCAGTGAATGCTGAATCCTGTTGGCCCAAAGATGTTGGAATTGTTGCactggaaatatattttccctCTCAGTATGTTGACcagacagagctggagaagTATGATGGTGTGGATGCTGGGAAGTACACCATTGGGCTAGGCCAGTCAAAAATGGGGTTCTGCTCCGACCGGGAGGATATCAATTCTCTCTGTTTGACTGTGGTTCAGAAGCTCATGGAGAGGAACAGCCTTTCCTATGATTGTATCGGGAGGTTAGAAGTTGGAACGGAGACAATAATTGATAAATCAAAATCTGTAAAGACTGTCCTGATGCAGCTTTTTGAAGAATCTGGTAATACAGATGTGGAAGGAATTGACACCACCAATGCATGCTATGGAGGCACTGCTGCTCTTTTTAATGCTGTTAATTGGATTGAGTCCAGTTCTTGGGATG GGCGCTACGCACTTGTTGTTGCTGGAGACATAGCTGTGTATGCCAGTGGAAATGCCAGGCCAACAGGTGGAGCTGGTGCTGTTGCTATGCTAGTTGGTCCAAATGCTCCGTTAATTTTTGAGAGAG GGTTACGTGGAACCCACATGCAGCACGCGTATGACTTCTATAAACCAGATATGGTCTCTGAGTATCCTGTAGTTGATGGCAAACTATCTATACAGTGCTACCTCAGTGCATTAGATCGCTGCTACACTGTTTATCGCAACAAAATCCACGCCCAGTGGCAAAAAG AGGGGATGGACAGACATTTCACCTTGAATGACTTTGGATTCATGATCTTTCATTCTCCCTACTGTAAATTGGTACAGAAATCTGTGGCTAGACTCTTGCTGAATGACTTTCTCAGTGACCAGAACCCAGAAACagcaaacactgttttcagtggtCTGGAAGCTTTCAG GGATGTAAAACTTGAAGATACGTATTTTGACAGAGATGTGGAAAAAGCTTTTATGAAAGCTAGTGCAGAGCTCTTCAACCAGAAAACCAAAGCTTCGTTACTCGTATCCAATCAGAATGGGAATATGTATACCCCTTCAGTCTATGGTTGCCTTGCCTCGCTTCTAGCCCA GTACTCCCCAGAGCAGCTTGCAGGACAAAGGATTGGTGTGTTCTCATATggctctggttttgctgctaCGCTGTATTCCATCCGAGTTTCACAGGATGCCACTCCCG GTTCTGCATTGGACAAAATAACTGCCAGCCTTTCTGATCTCAAGATAAGACTTGACTCAAGAAAATGTATTGCTCCTGATGTCTTTGCTGAAAACATGAAGATTAGACAGGAAACACATCATTTGG CCAACTATATCCCACAGTGTTCAGTAGAAGATCTGTTTGAGGGAACATGGTACCTTGTGCGTGTGGATGAAAAACACAGGAGAACTTACGCGCGGCGCCCACTCATGGGTGATGGACCACTGGAAGCAGGAGTTGAAGTTGTCCACCCAGGCATTGTTCATGAG CACATCCCAAGCCCTGCTAAGAAAGTGCCAAGAATCCCTGCAACAACAGAATCTGAAGGCGTTACTGTTACTGTTTCCAATGGGGAGCACTGA